The sequence below is a genomic window from Thermorudis peleae.
GGCATGATCGCCCACAGCACGATCTGCGTCGTGGTTCGCCGTTGCATCTCTCTCCCCTTCCCTCTCGTCACACTATCCGCCAATTCGGGCAACAACTGTTCCAAGCGGCTCTACATCGTAGCCACGGGCCGCTTCGAGTTCGTGCCGAAAGCGTGCTGTTGTCGCGAGGTCAAGAAGCCGCTGCACTGCTGGCGTCTCAAACTGCTCGGCTGGGATCACGAGGTCAAACCGCTCCTCCGAAAGCGGCAAAAATGCGAGGCCAAACGCCTCAGCAACCGGTTGGATGCCGGGGCCAGCATCGGCCAGACCGTGTGCAATGGCCATCGCTACAGCTTCGTGACTGGCGAGGATGCGGTTGTAGCCAGGAATCTGCTCGCCGTTGATGCCAGCTTGCGTCAGCCACTGATCGAAGGCCATGCGACTCCCGGCTCCTGCCTCTCGATTGACGATGGTGACTGCCGGATTGAGCAGATCCTCCGGCTGGCGAATGTGGAGCGGATTGCCGGGTGGCAGCAAGAGCCCATCGAGCCAGCGGGCAAGCGTCACCACGATCACCGGCCGTGCTCCGAGCGTCTCCTTGATCATCGGGAGTGTGTCGCCACTCTGCGGATCGCGGAGGTGCGTCCCTGCAAGGTGCACGTCGCCATTGGCGAGCGCGCGCAAGGCAGTGAGGCTACCAACAGGGATCCAGTGAGCCCGTAGCTCGCGCTCCCAGCGACGCGCGAGCGCCGCAAGCAAACCAAGCGCTGGCGCACAGCCGGCGAGCAAGAGCGTCTGATCGAGTGGCTCCTCGGGATCGTGAAGTCGCACCCGTACTCGTTGCGGCGCGACATACTGGATGACCGTGCCATCAGCCGGCGATGCCATGCCATCGGCGCCAGCGAGGGGGTGAGCAACCAGGCGATCTCCAACCCGTGCCAGCCGAACGC
It includes:
- a CDS encoding substrate-binding domain-containing protein, which translates into the protein MGRYSEPTPLTSTVRTWRLRRGLSQEALARAVGLSRQAIHAIETGQNIPSTAIALRLAHVLGCRVEDLFTLAEPMVDVEAELPQVLPHARESRRVRLARVGDRLVAHPLAGADGMASPADGTVIQYVAPQRVRVRLHDPEEPLDQTLLLAGCAPALGLLAALARRWERELRAHWIPVGSLTALRALANGDVHLAGTHLRDPQSGDTLPMIKETLGARPVIVVTLARWLDGLLLPPGNPLHIRQPEDLLNPAVTIVNREAGAGSRMAFDQWLTQAGINGEQIPGYNRILASHEAVAMAIAHGLADAGPGIQPVAEAFGLAFLPLSEERFDLVIPAEQFETPAVQRLLDLATTARFRHELEAARGYDVEPLGTVVARIGG